ACTGTAGACCAGCGTATCCCCCGGAACACTCAAAATCGATGCGCATTGTTGTACCTCAAATCTTAGACTTAGTATACCCTGTCACTTGCAATTTTATTCCATCTTCTCCTAATGTGGAAGCCCTACTGCTTTGAATGCCGCCCGCACCGTCTGTGTTGCGCCCTTAGGTGCTTTTCCGTCCTTTATAAGAAGCCGTGCAGCCTCTACCGTTATTTTAACAGCATCGTTAAAGACCGCTGTGCTCCAAAGTTTTTGTAGTGCGGTATACCATATCAGTGCTGCCTTATCGGTTCCGATATCCATTGCAACAAGGTAAAACGCCTTGTTTGGGATGCCGCTGTTGATATGAACCCCCTGATTATCACCAGACCCTGAGTAATAGTCCTTCATATGATCCGGCTGTGGGTCCTTACCCATGAGTGGATTGTCATAAGCTGTTCCCGGGGCCTTCATGGAACGTAATGCCTCTCCATATAGTTCCGGCCCCATAATCTCATCGCCAATCAGCCAGTCCGCATTATCTGCAGTTTGTTTCTCTTGATATTGTGTGATCACGGAACCAAAGACATCCGAGAAATGTTCATTCAGGGCTCCTGATTGACTATAATATTTCAGGTTAGCCGTGAACTGTGTAACTCCGTGTGTCAACTCATGAGCTACCACATCAAGGGATTTTGTGAAATTCACAAAGATATTGCCATCACCATCACCGAATGTCATCTCATCACCATCCCAGAAGGCATTCATATATTTAACACCGAAGTGTACATTGAGGATCAGGTTCATGCCGAGGTTATCGATAGAATTCCTGTTTAATACATTCTTGTAGTAGTCCCGAACAGTTGCACTGTAGTCGTAGGTGTCGTTCACAGCATCGTCACCGGTAACGGGATCGCCCTCACCCCTGACGAGTTTAACTCTTTGTGTCCATTTATTCTGACAGTCATAAACCTGCCGGGATGCTGTACCTGGAGGTGCAGTAGTAACCCCTGTAAACACTTCCATATCCACAACCTTGGCACTTCTTTTTTCACGGCTCAGTTCGCTTTGATGAATGGCTAAACGGGCTCCCTCAATCCCAGCCCTCACCAGGTTCTCAAGGACAAATGGGGGAACATAGCTACATTTACATTCCTTAAACATGATACCCTCCTTTTTTGAATGTTTGAATTTCTTGAAAACTCCTCTAAAACAGTTCTATGATTCAATTAAGATAGAAGGAAGCAATAGATATGCCAAACCGTGATGATTTGTAACGTATTGATTTGCAAGGTATTTTTTAAGAGTGTTTAATAGGGAGAGTAATTTCCTGGTGACTCCAGCGTTACTTTTTTATGACGCAGAGAGGAGGCTAAACCCTTAACCGTGGTTTTTTGAGTGCGTCAACCATCGCTAAACAGTTAGCCTGTATCAGTAGCGGAAATGTTTTGGGGAGAGGTTGTGCTTCCTGAGCAGGTTCCAGAGGGCTGTACGACTCTTTCCTGACTTTCTGGCAGCACTGACCATATCTCCTCTGTGTTCTGTCAGGAGATTGGACAGGTAGTTTTTTTCAAAAGCATTAATGGCCCTTTCCTTAGCCACCTTAAAATATTCTGTCTCTATTTCCTTAGCAGTTGCTTCGCTTGCAGGTAGTTGGATATCTCCAGCACTTATTACTGAGGAGGTGGACATCACAATTAGCTGCTGGACCTTGTTCTCAAGTTCTCTGATATTTCCTGGCCATGGATATGAGATAAACATGTCCATGGCATCGTCTGTTATTTCCTTTATCTCTTTGTTGTATTCCCTTGAGTATTTCCTTGTAAAGTGCTCAACCAGAATTGGAACGTCTTCCTTTCTCTTGCGCAGAGGGGGTATAAATATGGAAACTATATTCAACCTGTAGAAGAGGTCCTCCCTGAAAGTTCCCTCTTTAACAAGTCCTGCAAGGTCTTTGTTTGTTGCAGCAATTATTCTAATATCAGCCTTTTGGAACTTGGAGTCTCCAAGAGGTTTATACTCACTATCCTGCAGCAAACGGAGAAATTTTATCTGGATGTAGGGACTGACCGAACCTATCTCGTCCAGAAACAGCGTACCGCACTCAGCCTCCTTCACAAGTCCAACCTGTTGAAGACCAGCATCTGTAAAGGCACCCTTTGCATGACCAAAGAGTTCGTTTTCAAAAAGGTTTTCCGGAATAGCACCGCAATTTAGAGGAATAAAGGGCTTGCCAGCCCTGCAGCTCAGATAATGAATAGCCCTGGCTGCCAGTTCTTTTCCTGTTCCGGTCTCGCCGGATATCAAGACATTGACATCACATGCGGATATACGATCTATCTTTTCATGGAGTTCCTGTACTACCCTGCTTCTGCCCAGGATCTGTCTTAGTCCAAACTCTCGCTTAA
This region of Nitrospirota bacterium genomic DNA includes:
- a CDS encoding M4 family metallopeptidase, which codes for MFKECKCSYVPPFVLENLVRAGIEGARLAIHQSELSREKRSAKVVDMEVFTGVTTAPPGTASRQVYDCQNKWTQRVKLVRGEGDPVTGDDAVNDTYDYSATVRDYYKNVLNRNSIDNLGMNLILNVHFGVKYMNAFWDGDEMTFGDGDGNIFVNFTKSLDVVAHELTHGVTQFTANLKYYSQSGALNEHFSDVFGSVITQYQEKQTADNADWLIGDEIMGPELYGEALRSMKAPGTAYDNPLMGKDPQPDHMKDYYSGSGDNQGVHINSGIPNKAFYLVAMDIGTDKAALIWYTALQKLWSTAVFNDAVKITVEAARLLIKDGKAPKGATQTVRAAFKAVGLPH
- a CDS encoding sigma-54 dependent transcriptional regulator, with amino-acid sequence MHTLSQSKDTTFNSRDALDRECESAKKALKREFGLRQILGRSRVVQELHEKIDRISACDVNVLISGETGTGKELAARAIHYLSCRAGKPFIPLNCGAIPENLFENELFGHAKGAFTDAGLQQVGLVKEAECGTLFLDEIGSVSPYIQIKFLRLLQDSEYKPLGDSKFQKADIRIIAATNKDLAGLVKEGTFREDLFYRLNIVSIFIPPLRKRKEDVPILVEHFTRKYSREYNKEIKEITDDAMDMFISYPWPGNIRELENKVQQLIVMSTSSVISAGDIQLPASEATAKEIETEYFKVAKERAINAFEKNYLSNLLTEHRGDMVSAARKSGKSRTALWNLLRKHNLSPKHFRY